In one Kwoniella botswanensis chromosome 3, complete sequence genomic region, the following are encoded:
- a CDS encoding protein transporter SEC23 gives MNGPGFEDVEDKDGVRLSWNVWPSSRIEATRTVVPISALYTPLKEREDLPPVMYEPVTCKGSCKAILNPYCQVDVRGKMWICPFCLQRNPFPQHYHQDLSPNNLPPELLPKFTTIEYTLSRPAQIPPIFLYVVDTCVDEDELKALRETLVVSLSLLPPNALVGLITFGTMAMVHELAYADCPKAYVFRGSKDYQPKQIADMLGLNPSNRPIQAMRPGQPVPAPAASKFLQSVESCEFQLTNILENLQRDPWPVDQDKRPLRCTGVALGVATALLESAFPNTGARIMLFSGGPPTDGPGTVVGPELREPIRSHHDIDRDSVKHFKRATKYYEGLSKRASANGHAIDIYAGCLDQVGLLEMKSLTNATNGFMIISDSFMTAIFKQSFLRTLGKDEQGYLKMGFNGTFDVLTTKELKISGVIGHVISANKKSQCVGETEIGIGQTSAWKVCSLTPKTSLAVYFEVVTPAGQALSPNQSGLIQFVTHYQHSSGQYRLRVTTISRTFQEGGHPSIAASFDQEAAAVLMARIAVFKAEIDDSPDVLRWLDRMLIRLCQKFADYRKEDPTSFQLSPNFSIYPQFMFHLRRSQFLQVFNNSPDETAFYRHVLNDADVNNSLIMIQPTLMSYGFDTEPHPVLLDSVSIRPDVILLLDTFFHILIFHGETVAQWRKANYQEQEDYANFKELLEAPVADAQELLEDRLPIPRYVVCDQGGSQARFLLSKLNPSTTHQSGSGYGSGPAGGQAIFTDDVSLQVFMEHLKRLAVGASTS, from the exons ATGAATGGACCAGGATTCGAGGATGTCGAAGACAAGGATG GTGTCAGACTGTCATGGAACGTCTGGCCATCCAGTCGTATCGAAGCTACACGTACTGTGGTTCCCATCTCAGCTTTGTATACCCCCttgaaggaaagagaagatctaCCTCCGGTGATGTACGAGCCCGTCACTTGTAAAGGCTCTTGTAAGGCTATCTTGAATCCTTATTG TCAAGTCGACGTCCGAGGTAAAATGTGGATCTGTCCCTTCTGTTTACAACGAAACCCTTTCCCTCAACATTATCACCAAGATTTATCGCCTAACAACTTACCTCCCGAACTCTTACCCAAATTCACCACCATTGAATATACCTTATCACGACCAGCTCAGATCCCACCCATCTTCTTATACGTGGTCGATACGTGTGTGGACGAGGATGAGTTGAAGGCTTTAAGGGAGACTCTCGTAGTCAGTTTGAGTCTGTTACCTCCCAATGCCTTGGTGGGGTTGATCACTTTCGGTACTATG GCAATGGTCCACGAGCTAGCCTATGCGGATTGTCCCAAAGCCTACGTCTTCAGAGGATCAAAAGACTACCAACCGAAACAGATTGCCGATATGTTAGGACTCAACCCGTCCAACAGACCTATCCAAGCTATGAGACCAGGTCAACCGGTTCCTGCTCCAGCTGCTTCCAAGTTCCTCCAATCGGTCGAGAGCTGCGAATTCCAATTGACCAATATTTTGGAGAACCTTCAAAGAGATCCTTGGCCTGTGGATCAGGACAAGAGACCACTCAGATGTACTGGTGTGGCTTTGGGTGTTGCGACTGCTTTactcgag TCCGCCTTCCCCAACACTGGCGCTCGAATTATGCTCTTCTCAGGTGGTCCACCTACCGATGGTCCTGGTACCGTTGTCGGTCCCGAACTCAGAGAACCCATCCGATCACACCACGATATCGATAGGGACAGTGTCAAGCACTTCAAGCGAGctaccaag TACTACGAAGGTCTTTCCAAACGTGCTTCTGCGAATGGTCACGCCATTGACATCTACGCTGGATGtcttgatcaagttggtCTTCTTGAAATGAAATCCCTCACCAATGCTACCAACGgtttcatgatcatctccgATTCATTCATGACCGCCATCTTCAAGCAGAGTTTCTTGCGAACTTTGGGTaaggatgaacaaggttACCTCAAGATGGGTTTCAATGGTACTTTCGATGTTCTG ACCACCAAAGAACTGAAGATCTCCGGTGTCATCGGGCACGTCATCTCTGCCAACAAGAAATCCCAGTGTGTTGGAGAAACCGAGATTGGTATCGGTCAAACGTCCGCTTGGAAAGTTTGCTCCCTTACCCCCAAGACATCATTAGCGGTATACTTCGAAGTGGTCACTCCAGCAGGACAAGCACTATCACCCAATCAATCAGGCCTGATTCAGTTCGTTACTCATTACCAACATTCATCTGGACAATACAGATTGAGAGTTACAACCATCTCTCGAACTTTCCAAGAAGGCGGACATCCCTCTATTGCCGCTTCCTTCGATCAAGAAGCAGCAGCGGTCCTGATGGCCAGAATAGCAGTGTTCAAAGCTGAGATCGATGACTCGCCAGATGTACTTAGATGGTTGGATAGGATGCTTATTAGATTATGCCAGAAGTTCGCTGATTATAGGAAAGAAGATCCGACGTCTTTCCAACTCAGTCCGAACTTCAGTATCTATCCTCAATTCATGTTCCATCTTAGACGAAGTCAGTTCTTGCAGGTGTTCAATAATTCCCCCGATGAAACTGCTTTCTATAG ACACGTGTTGAACGACGCCGACGTGAATAACTCTTTGATCATGATCCAACCTACCCTAATGTCATACGGCTTCGATACCGAACCTCATCCCGTATTACTCGATTCCGTCTCTATCCGACCCGACGTGATCCTGTTGctcgataccttcttccacataTTGATATTCCACGGAGAGACCGTTGCCCAATGGCGTAAAGCGAattatcaagaacaagaagattATGCAAACTTTAAAGAACTTCTCGAAGCTCCCGTTGCGGACGCACAGGAATTGTTAGAAGATCGATTACCTATTCCTCGATACGTCGTATGTGATCAAGGTGGTTCACAGGCTAGGTTCTTGTTATCGAAATTAAACCCTTcgacaactcaccaatcGGGAAGTGGATATGGTTCAGGACCTGCAGGTGGTCAGGCGATCTTCACGGATGATGTCAGTTTGCAAGTGTTCATGGAGCACCTCAAGAGACTG GCCGTTGGCGCTTCTACAAGCTAG